In the genome of Raphanus sativus cultivar WK10039 chromosome 4, ASM80110v3, whole genome shotgun sequence, one region contains:
- the LOC130510658 gene encoding KH domain-containing protein At4g26480-like: MMMMTSLGMDGGGGGRFMTYPPPLSVPPSAPQSPNFSGGLRSQPSSFLVEQEKYLSELLAERHKLTPFLPVLPHLFRLMNQEILRVRTLLENALSQSRFDHPPSPLSSGGIFQNSRADMNGWPSQFPSERSLSSSPAPNWLNSPGNSSGLIVKRSIRVDIPVDKYPNYNFVGRLLGPRGNSLKRVEASSECRVLIRGRGSIKDPVKEEMMRGKPGYEHLNEQLHILVEAELPIEIVDARLMQAREILADLLTPVEETHDFYKKQQLRELALLNGSLREEGSPSPMSGSVSPYNNSLGGMKRAKTRD, from the exons atgatgatgatgacttcaCTCGGTATGgatggtggaggaggagggagaTTTATGACGTATCCGCCGCCTCTTTCCGTGCCTCCGTCGGCTCCTCAGTCACCAAACTTCTCTGGTGGTCTCCGATCACAACCTTCTTCTTTCCTCGTTGAGCAAGAAAA GTATCTTTCTGAATTACTTGCAGAGCGCCACAAGCTTACTCCCTTCTTGCCTGTGCTCCCACATCTCTTCCGTCTGATGAACCAAG aaaTATTGCGTGTAAGAACGCTGTTGGAGAATGCCTTAAGTCAGAGTAGGTTTGACCACCCTCCTAGCCCTCTGTCTTCTGGAGGGATATTTCAGAATTCAAGAGCTGACATGAACGGATGGCCTTCACAGTTTCCATCAGAA AGATCTCTTTCATCATCTCCAGCACCAAATTGGCTAAACTCTCCTGGTAACTCGTCCGGTCTCATTGTAAAACGATCAATCAGGGTGGATATTCCAGTCGACAAGTATCCAAAC TACAATTTCGTTGGCCGTCTCTTGGGACCTAGAGGAAACTCCCTAAAACGAGTTGAAGCGAGCTCTGAATGCCGTGTTCTTATCAGGGGGAGAGGCAGCATTAAAGACCCAGTCAAG GAGGAAATGATGAGAGGGAAACCAGGGTATGAGCACCTGAATGAACAGCTCCACATCTTAGTGGAGGCAGAGTTGCCCATTGAGATAGTGGATGCACGTCTCATGCAAGCTCGTGAAATCCTAGCCGATCTACTTACTCCAGTG gaggAGACGCATGATTTCTACAAGAAACAACAGCTAAGGGAACTGGCGCTTCTCAACGGTAGTCTTAGAGAAGAAGGTTCTCCATCTCCAATGTCTGGTTCCGTCTCTCCTTACAATAATAGCCTCGGAGGCATGAAGAGAGCCAAGACAAGGgactaa
- the LOC130494547 gene encoding probable calcium-binding protein CML21 produces MGGAVTKSGAQEWVPETKLEAKIKEAVQRRASKGTTMKSFNSIILKFPKIDEGLRNCKAIFQEFDEDSNGSIDHSELKNCFRKLEIMFEEEEINDLFQACDINEDKEIAFTEFIVLLCLVYLLKDDSSTLQKKWRLGMPKLEPTFETLVDTFVFLDENKDGHVSREEMFIAIDESGERSSGRIAMKRFEEMDWDRNGMVNFKEFLFALTQWVGIDENEDDDDDDDDNNDKA; encoded by the exons ATGGGAGGTGCGGTGACGAAATCTGGTGCTCAAGAATGGGTTCCAGAGACAAAGCTAGAGGCCAAGATCAAAGAAGCCGTGCAACGCAGGGCATCGAAAGGCACCACAATGAAATCTTTCAACAGTATTATCCTCAAGTTCCCAAAGATCGACGAGGGTCTAAGAAACTGCAAAGCCATTTTCCAAGAGTTCG ATGAGGATTCGAACGGGTCCATAGATCACTCGGAGCTAAAGAACTGTTTCAGGAAGCTAGAGATCATGttcgaagaagaagagataaaTGATTTGTTCCAGGCTTGTGATATCAACGAGGATAAGGAGATTGCGTTTACTGAGTTCATTGTGCTTCTCTGCCTTGTCTACCTTCTTAAGGACGACTCATCCACTCTCCAAAAG AAATGGAGACTGGGAATGCCGAAGCTGGAGCCAACGTTTGAGACGCTAGTGGACACGTTCGTGTTCCTAGACGAGAACAAGGATGGACATGTGAGCCGCGAGGAGATGTTCATAGCCATTGATGAATCTGGAGAACGTTCCTCCGGGAGGATTGCAATGAAGAGATTTG AGGAAATGGACTGGGACAGAAATGGAATGGTGAACTTTAAAGAGTTCCTGTTCGCATTAACTCAGTGGGTTGGGATAGATGagaatgaagatgatgatgatgatgacgacgatAACAATGACAAGGCTTGA
- the LOC108837370 gene encoding KH domain-containing protein At4g26480 gives MMMMTSLGMDGGGGGGGGGGRFMTYPPPLSVPPSAPQSPNFSGGLRSQPSFLVEQEKYLSELLAERHKLTPFLPVLPHVFRLMNQEILRVRTLLENALIQSRFDHPPSPLSSGGIFQNSRADMNRWPSQFPSERSLSSSPAPNWLNSPGNSSGLIVKRSIRVDIPVDKYPNYNFVGRLLGPRGNSLKRVEASSECRVLIRGRGSIKDPVKEEMMRGKPGYEHLNEQLHILVEAELPIEIVDARLMQAREILADLLTPVEETHDFYKKQQLRELALLNGSLREEGSPSPMSGSVSPYNNSLGGMKRAKTRD, from the exons atgatgatgatgacttcaCTCGGTATggatggtggtggtggcggtggtggaggaggagggagaTTTATGACGTATCCGCCGCCTCTTTCCGTGCCTCCGTCGGCTCCTCAGTCACCTAACTTCTCTGGTGGTCTCCGATCACAACCTTCTTTCCTCGTTGAGCAagaaaa GTATCTTTCTGAATTACTTGCAGAGCGCCACAAGCTTACTCCCTTCTTGCCTGTGCTCCCACATGTCTTCCGTCTGATGAATCAAG aaaTATTGCGTGTAAGAACGCTGTTGGAGAATGCATTAATTCAGAGTAGGTTTGACCACCCTCCTAGCCCTCTGTCTTCTGGAGGGATATTTCAGAATTCAAGAGCTGACATGAACAGATGGCCTTCACAGTTTCCATCAGAA AGATCTCTTTCATCATCTCCAGCACCAAATTGGCTAAACTCTCCTGGTAACTCGTCCGGTCTCATTGTAAAACGATCAATCAGGGTGGATATTCCAGTCGACAAGTATCCAAAC TACAATTTCGTTGGCCGTCTCTTGGGACCTAGAGGAAACTCCCTAAAACGAGTTGAAGCGAGCTCTGAATGCCGTGTTCTTATCAGGGGGAGAGGCAGCATTAAAGACCCAGTCAAG GAGGAAATGATGAGAGGGAAACCAGGGTATGAGCACCTGAATGAACAGCTCCACATCTTAGTGGAGGCAGAGTTGCCCATTGAGATAGTGGATGCACGTCTCATGCAAGCTCGTGAAATCCTAGCCGATCTACTTACTCCAGTG gaggAGACGCATGATTTCTACAAGAAACAACAGCTAAGGGAACTGGCGCTTCTCAACGGTAGTCTTAGAGAAGAAGGTTCTCCATCTCCAATGTCTGGTTCCGTCTCTCCTTACAATAATAGCCTCGGAGGCATGAAGAGAGCCAAGACAAGGgactaa